A stretch of Caenorhabditis elegans chromosome IV DNA encodes these proteins:
- the Y4C6B.3 gene encoding Major facilitator superfamily (MFS) profile domain-containing protein (Confirmed by transcript evidence): protein MIRLWGNYFRVVIVFISFMCLVSVCANYIIINFTFICMKDDFSQTRIINGTIRSMYDYTPTEKKHILWAVSFGTIVGIFPINMLYVQCGARLAFFSAGLLSAMTTAFTPWAASQSMWFLVALRFLQGVAYSADFAAIGIIISKWAPLDETAVFIATLTSFTAISSIITNGVSGVICESHLGWRWSFYLHAAACLIVFLTWGLVYKNDPSLHKSVSAKELGKIQKNKSDAHMKDSMQIPYRKIFTSPVVITVWLCAFTELSTLILIATYAPIYFRNVLKFDIKMIGFYLGLILAIHLPFRFVCALLSDKTRCISEMSKIHIFNTLSVGFVGISFIAFGQIPHEHNLSAVICLGVLECFTSFSSGGFYKCGTLHARQFSSIVISAIQFTKCIALFSGPALVAFFVTDESNQTQWSHVFMTLAGFTFFANILSYIYFTDQPAEWTEEKNPVKYSKNGDIIKI from the exons ATGATTCGACTATGGGGCAATTACTTTCGAGTTGTCATTGTATTTATCAGCTTCATGTGTCTTGTATCCGTATGTGCTAACTATATTATTATCAATTTCACATTTATTTGTATGAAGGATGATTTCAGTCAAACAAGGATTATTAATGGG acaatcaGAAGCATGTATGACTATACTCCAACAGAAAAGAAGCATATTCTATGGGCAGTTTCATTTGGAACTATCGTTGGTATATTCCCTATTAATATGCTTTACGTTCAATGTGGGGCTAG acTTGCATTCTTCTCCGCCGGACTTTTATCTGCAATGACGACTGCGTTTACTCCGTGGGCGGCGAGCCAATCGATGTGGTTTTTGGTGGCTTTAAGGTTCTTACAG GGTGTTGCATATTCGGCTGACTTTGCCGCCATTGGAATAATCATTTCAAAGTGGGCGCCTCTTGACGAGACAGCAGTTTTTATTGCAACTCTAACATCTTTCACAGCCATCTCTTCAATCATCACAAACGGAGTGAGCGGAGTG ATCTGTGAAAGCCACTTGGGGTGGAGATGGAGTTTCTATTTACATGCTGCAGCTTGCTTGATAGTATTTTTAACATGGGGATTGGTTTATAAAAATGATCCGAGTCTTCATAAAAGTGTCAGTGCCAAAGAGCTTGGAAAGATTCAAAAGAACAAGTCGGATGCTCATATGAAGGATAGCATGCAGATACCatacagaaaaatattcacaaGTCCAGTGGTAATCACAGTTTGGTTGTGTGCATTCACAGAACTTTCCACATTGATTTTGATCGCAACTTATGCtccaatttatttcagaaatgttctgaaatttgac ATAAAAATGATTGGATTCTATCTTGGTCTCATTCTGGCAATTCATCTTCCGTTCAGATTCGTATGTGCGCTATTGAGTGACAAAACtcg ATGTATAtcagaaatgtcaaaaatacacattttcaacACATTATCAGTCGGCTTTGTTGGAATCTCGTTTATCGCTTTTGG acaaattccACACGAACATAACTTATCGGCAGTGATTTGTTTGGGAGTTTTAGAATGTTTTACCAGTTTCAGCAGTGGAGGATTTTATAAATGTGGAACACTTCATGCGAg gcaattctCTTCAATTGTAATATCTGCAATTCAATTTACAAAGTGTATTGCTCTATTTTCGGGTCCAGCTTTggttgcattttttgtaacGGATGAGTCAAATCAAACACAATGGAGTCATGTTTTTATGACACTTGCCGGTTTCACATTCTTT GCAAACATTCTCTCTTACATCTATTTCACTGATCAACCGGCAGAATGGACGGAAGAGAAGAATCCAgtgaaatattcgaaaaatggagatataattaaaatttaa
- the Y4C6B.3 gene encoding Major facilitator superfamily (MFS) profile domain-containing protein (Confirmed by transcript evidence) yields MYDYTPTEKKHILWAVSFGTIVGIFPINMLYVQCGARLAFFSAGLLSAMTTAFTPWAASQSMWFLVALRFLQGVAYSADFAAIGIIISKWAPLDETAVFIATLTSFTAISSIITNGVSGVICESHLGWRWSFYLHAAACLIVFLTWGLVYKNDPSLHKSVSAKELGKIQKNKSDAHMKDSMQIPYRKIFTSPVVITVWLCAFTELSTLILIATYAPIYFRNVLKFDIKMIGFYLGLILAIHLPFRFVCALLSDKTRCISEMSKIHIFNTLSVGFVGISFIAFGQIPHEHNLSAVICLGVLECFTSFSSGGFYKCGTLHARQFSSIVISAIQFTKCIALFSGPALVAFFVTDESNQTQWSHVFMTLAGFTFFANILSYIYFTDQPAEWTEEKNPVKYSKNGDIIKI; encoded by the exons ATGTATGACTATACTCCAACAGAAAAGAAGCATATTCTATGGGCAGTTTCATTTGGAACTATCGTTGGTATATTCCCTATTAATATGCTTTACGTTCAATGTGGGGCTAG acTTGCATTCTTCTCCGCCGGACTTTTATCTGCAATGACGACTGCGTTTACTCCGTGGGCGGCGAGCCAATCGATGTGGTTTTTGGTGGCTTTAAGGTTCTTACAG GGTGTTGCATATTCGGCTGACTTTGCCGCCATTGGAATAATCATTTCAAAGTGGGCGCCTCTTGACGAGACAGCAGTTTTTATTGCAACTCTAACATCTTTCACAGCCATCTCTTCAATCATCACAAACGGAGTGAGCGGAGTG ATCTGTGAAAGCCACTTGGGGTGGAGATGGAGTTTCTATTTACATGCTGCAGCTTGCTTGATAGTATTTTTAACATGGGGATTGGTTTATAAAAATGATCCGAGTCTTCATAAAAGTGTCAGTGCCAAAGAGCTTGGAAAGATTCAAAAGAACAAGTCGGATGCTCATATGAAGGATAGCATGCAGATACCatacagaaaaatattcacaaGTCCAGTGGTAATCACAGTTTGGTTGTGTGCATTCACAGAACTTTCCACATTGATTTTGATCGCAACTTATGCtccaatttatttcagaaatgttctgaaatttgac ATAAAAATGATTGGATTCTATCTTGGTCTCATTCTGGCAATTCATCTTCCGTTCAGATTCGTATGTGCGCTATTGAGTGACAAAACtcg ATGTATAtcagaaatgtcaaaaatacacattttcaacACATTATCAGTCGGCTTTGTTGGAATCTCGTTTATCGCTTTTGG acaaattccACACGAACATAACTTATCGGCAGTGATTTGTTTGGGAGTTTTAGAATGTTTTACCAGTTTCAGCAGTGGAGGATTTTATAAATGTGGAACACTTCATGCGAg gcaattctCTTCAATTGTAATATCTGCAATTCAATTTACAAAGTGTATTGCTCTATTTTCGGGTCCAGCTTTggttgcattttttgtaacGGATGAGTCAAATCAAACACAATGGAGTCATGTTTTTATGACACTTGCCGGTTTCACATTCTTT GCAAACATTCTCTCTTACATCTATTTCACTGATCAACCGGCAGAATGGACGGAAGAGAAGAATCCAgtgaaatattcgaaaaatggagatataattaaaatttaa
- the Y4C6B.3 gene encoding MFS domain-containing protein (Confirmed by transcript evidence), which produces MSKIHIFNTLSVGFVGISFIAFGQIPHEHNLSAVICLGVLECFTSFSSGGFYKCGTLHARQFSSIVISAIQFTKCIALFSGPALVAFFVTDESNQTQWSHVFMTLAGFTFFANILSYIYFTDQPAEWTEEKNPVKYSKNGDIIKI; this is translated from the exons atgtcaaaaatacacattttcaacACATTATCAGTCGGCTTTGTTGGAATCTCGTTTATCGCTTTTGG acaaattccACACGAACATAACTTATCGGCAGTGATTTGTTTGGGAGTTTTAGAATGTTTTACCAGTTTCAGCAGTGGAGGATTTTATAAATGTGGAACACTTCATGCGAg gcaattctCTTCAATTGTAATATCTGCAATTCAATTTACAAAGTGTATTGCTCTATTTTCGGGTCCAGCTTTggttgcattttttgtaacGGATGAGTCAAATCAAACACAATGGAGTCATGTTTTTATGACACTTGCCGGTTTCACATTCTTT GCAAACATTCTCTCTTACATCTATTTCACTGATCAACCGGCAGAATGGACGGAAGAGAAGAATCCAgtgaaatattcgaaaaatggagatataattaaaatttaa